One Bradyrhizobium zhanjiangense DNA segment encodes these proteins:
- a CDS encoding LysR family transcriptional regulator: protein MKEIDHLALDGHALELFLAVLEEGSVTAAATRLGLTQSAVSHALNKLRRIAGDPLFAKSGRGIVATAHAQALAAKARALIDEMRSFAGGVAFAPAQAQLSLTVAANDFQRDLLLPRFFDHVAAQVKSLNLRVIPSQSPSPAMLRENRCDLLITPLPPAGVDIVQKRLLRDHYVCYYDAKARAAPSGRSAYLAARHITVVYTDNERLDFDRRLAANGFHRDIAISVPSFSGVPSFLRGSQMLASMPSLLAPGVMLGFAHVRIPLASRTQTLAELPMFMVWHQRYQKDPAHRWIRNQLETVAATATA, encoded by the coding sequence ATGAAAGAAATCGATCATTTGGCCCTCGATGGCCACGCCCTCGAGCTGTTCCTCGCCGTGCTGGAGGAAGGCTCGGTGACGGCGGCCGCCACGCGGCTCGGCCTGACGCAATCCGCCGTCAGCCACGCCCTGAACAAGCTGCGGCGGATCGCGGGCGATCCGCTGTTCGCCAAATCCGGCCGCGGCATCGTCGCCACGGCGCACGCCCAGGCCCTCGCGGCGAAGGCGCGCGCGCTGATCGACGAGATGCGCAGCTTCGCCGGCGGCGTCGCTTTCGCGCCGGCGCAGGCCCAGCTCTCGCTAACGGTCGCCGCCAATGACTTCCAACGCGACCTGCTGCTGCCACGGTTCTTCGATCATGTCGCCGCGCAGGTGAAGAGCCTGAATTTGCGCGTGATCCCCTCGCAGTCGCCTTCGCCTGCGATGCTGCGCGAAAACCGCTGCGATCTGCTGATCACGCCGTTGCCGCCCGCCGGCGTTGACATCGTGCAGAAGCGGCTGCTGAGGGACCATTACGTCTGCTATTACGACGCCAAAGCGCGTGCGGCGCCAAGCGGCCGTAGCGCCTATCTTGCCGCGCGCCACATCACGGTCGTCTACACCGACAACGAGCGGCTCGACTTCGACCGTCGCCTGGCAGCCAATGGTTTCCACCGTGACATCGCCATCTCCGTGCCGAGCTTTTCGGGCGTGCCATCGTTCCTGCGCGGCTCGCAGATGCTCGCGAGCATGCCGAGCCTGCTGGCGCCTGGCGTCATGCTGGGCTTCGCCCACGTGCGAATTCCGCTGGCCTCGCGCACACAGACACTGGCCGAGCTGCCGATGTTCATGGTCTGGCACCAGCGCTACCAGAAGGATCCGGCCCATCGCTGGATCAGGAATCAACTCGAGACTGTCGCGGCGACGGCCACCGCCTGA
- a CDS encoding GGDEF domain-containing protein, whose amino-acid sequence MFRRTATSTKGHSFLHVIKLVSPFVMVVLLQAAIAGFSLEVMSSVRAYVAGEALWSRSQKNALYFLHRYLHSGDASQFAQYRAALAVPIGDEFARWALERDPVDVEVARIGFLQGGNHPDDVPGLIWLFRYFNRVSFLQEAIREWAATDPMLLELSVFGEVIRSELENGPIQDDDRLQFLSSRLSDLNTQFTVHAKRFSTVLGEGSRAIKLTLTCINIVTAATLILLLIWHTRRLVLQRQAFEDALHAEKERLAWQASHDWLTGLSNRRAFEARLQSELDDAAAGSLGLILLDLDQFKSVNDSCGHLAGDRLLCQVARLLQQDRHAHDQVARLGGDEFGLILPWCPPAKAVDIAERLRRSFELFSFAWDDRCFAVTASIGVACIADRNTTLEDAMRRADAACYRAREKGRNRVQVDGGRPDVVVTARPREAARA is encoded by the coding sequence GTGTTTCGCAGAACAGCGACGTCGACGAAGGGACACAGTTTCCTTCACGTCATCAAGCTCGTCTCGCCTTTCGTGATGGTCGTCCTGCTCCAGGCGGCGATCGCGGGATTCAGCCTCGAGGTGATGTCATCGGTCCGCGCCTATGTTGCAGGCGAAGCGTTGTGGTCGCGCTCGCAGAAGAACGCCCTCTATTTCCTCCATCGCTACCTGCATTCGGGCGACGCCAGCCAGTTCGCACAATACCGCGCCGCGCTCGCCGTTCCCATTGGCGACGAGTTCGCGCGCTGGGCGCTCGAGCGCGATCCGGTCGACGTCGAGGTCGCCCGCATCGGCTTCCTGCAAGGCGGCAACCATCCCGATGACGTGCCGGGACTGATCTGGCTGTTTCGCTACTTCAATCGCGTCAGCTTCCTCCAGGAAGCGATTCGCGAATGGGCTGCCACCGATCCCATGCTGCTGGAGCTCAGCGTGTTCGGCGAGGTGATCCGGTCCGAGCTAGAGAACGGCCCCATTCAAGACGACGACCGACTGCAATTCCTGTCGTCGCGCCTCTCGGATCTCAACACCCAATTCACGGTGCACGCCAAGCGGTTCTCCACTGTCCTCGGTGAAGGCTCCCGTGCCATCAAGCTGACGCTGACTTGCATCAACATCGTCACCGCCGCGACGCTGATCCTGCTCCTGATCTGGCATACGCGGCGGTTGGTGCTGCAGCGACAGGCATTCGAGGATGCCTTGCACGCCGAGAAGGAGCGTCTGGCCTGGCAGGCGTCGCACGACTGGCTGACCGGCCTGTCCAACCGCCGCGCCTTCGAGGCGCGTCTGCAAAGCGAGCTGGACGATGCCGCGGCGGGTTCGCTGGGCCTGATCCTGCTCGATCTCGACCAGTTCAAGAGCGTCAACGACAGCTGCGGTCATCTCGCCGGCGACCGCCTGCTGTGCCAGGTGGCGCGCCTTCTGCAACAGGATCGGCATGCGCATGATCAGGTGGCCCGGCTCGGCGGCGACGAATTCGGCCTGATCCTGCCCTGGTGCCCGCCCGCGAAAGCTGTCGATATCGCCGAACGGCTGCGCCGATCGTTCGAACTGTTCAGTTTCGCCTGGGACGACCGTTGCTTTGCGGTGACCGCCAGCATCGGCGTTGCCTGCATCGCCGACCGCAACACCACGCTTGAGGACGCGATGCGGCGTGCGGATGCAGCCTGCTATCGCGCCAGGGAAAAGGGACGTAACCGGGTCCAGGTCGACGGCGGGAGACCGGACGTCGTCGTGACAGCCCGGCCACGCGAAGCTGCGCGCGCTTGA
- a CDS encoding TetR/AcrR family transcriptional regulator, with translation MNNVQEDSLRGQKKNRRRLQIVEIARGIISAKGLRSLKVRDVAEAAGCSVGSVYNEFGDFDGVILTVNRETVQALTARLRGVPAEDPVRQLYGLAATYLDFFAEHANLLRSLFEHRMEDDRPYPDDILQMVMDAFALMHPPLVRLLPDADDVKIALLSRTLFSAVHGIISLGLEERMVAVPPQMLRQQIEQFVDAHLAGLGILPRR, from the coding sequence ATGAACAATGTTCAAGAAGATTCGTTGCGCGGGCAGAAAAAAAATCGGCGACGGCTTCAGATCGTGGAGATCGCCCGCGGCATCATTTCCGCTAAGGGGCTGAGATCATTGAAGGTTCGGGATGTCGCGGAGGCTGCCGGCTGCTCGGTCGGCAGCGTCTATAACGAGTTCGGCGACTTCGATGGGGTGATCTTGACCGTGAACCGGGAGACGGTTCAGGCGCTCACGGCGCGGCTACGCGGAGTTCCTGCCGAGGATCCCGTTCGCCAGCTCTATGGACTTGCCGCGACCTATCTCGACTTCTTTGCCGAGCACGCCAACCTGTTGCGCTCGCTGTTCGAGCATCGGATGGAGGACGACCGTCCTTATCCCGACGACATCCTTCAGATGGTCATGGATGCCTTCGCGTTGATGCATCCACCCCTGGTGCGGCTATTGCCGGATGCGGATGACGTGAAGATCGCGCTGTTGTCGCGCACGCTGTTTTCCGCGGTGCATGGAATCATCTCGCTCGGCCTCGAGGAGCGCATGGTGGCCGTGCCGCCGCAGATGCTGCGCCAGCAGATCGAACAATTTGTTGACGCCCATCTCGCCGGCCTCGGCATTTTGCCTCGGCGGTGA
- the pncB gene encoding nicotinate phosphoribosyltransferase, whose translation MTVTDIASRTYNHSWRLDPIIRSLLDTDFYKLLMLQMIREDYPDQQVTFSVINRSRHVRLAEIIDEGELRAQLDHARTIRFSKKELIWLAGNTFYGKTHMFSADFIRWLAEFRLPEYELRKVEGQYELHFHGPWTHTTMWEIPALAILNELRSRAAMKDRGRFELDVLYARAKAKLWTKVERLRKLENLRLSDFGTRRRHGFLWQRWCVEAVKEGLGSSFIGTSNVLLAMDNDLEAIGTNAHELPMVAAALARDDEELRWAPYRILDQWRQTYGGNLLIALPDAFGTKAFLRDAPEWVADWTGFRPDSAPPIQAGEEIVAWWKKKGRNPKDKLLVFSDAMDVGSIEETYHHFAGRVRLSFGWGTNLTNDFVGCAPDGSFNLDPISLVCKVSSVDGQPAVKLSDNPEKATGLPSEIERYLRVFGDAGRVRKPVLV comes from the coding sequence ATGACCGTGACCGACATTGCGAGCCGAACCTACAATCACAGCTGGCGGCTGGATCCCATCATCCGCAGCCTGCTTGATACCGATTTCTACAAGCTGTTGATGTTGCAGATGATTCGGGAGGATTACCCGGATCAGCAAGTGACCTTCTCGGTCATCAACCGCTCGCGCCATGTGCGTCTCGCCGAGATCATCGACGAGGGCGAGCTGCGCGCCCAGCTCGACCATGCCCGCACCATCCGTTTCTCCAAGAAGGAGCTGATCTGGCTTGCCGGTAACACCTTCTACGGCAAGACCCACATGTTCTCGGCGGACTTCATCCGCTGGCTGGCCGAATTCCGCTTGCCCGAATACGAGCTGCGCAAGGTCGAAGGCCAGTACGAGCTGCATTTCCACGGCCCCTGGACCCACACCACCATGTGGGAGATTCCGGCACTTGCCATCCTCAACGAGCTGCGCTCGCGCGCAGCAATGAAGGACCGCGGCCGCTTCGAGCTCGACGTGCTCTACGCCCGCGCCAAGGCCAAGCTGTGGACCAAGGTGGAGCGGCTGCGCAAGCTGGAGAATTTGCGGCTGTCCGACTTCGGCACCCGCCGCCGCCACGGCTTCCTCTGGCAGCGCTGGTGCGTGGAGGCGGTGAAGGAAGGCCTCGGCTCGTCCTTCATCGGCACATCCAACGTGCTGCTCGCGATGGACAACGATCTCGAAGCCATCGGCACCAATGCGCATGAACTGCCGATGGTCGCGGCCGCGCTCGCCAGGGACGACGAGGAATTGCGCTGGGCGCCGTATCGCATCCTCGACCAGTGGCGCCAGACCTATGGCGGCAATCTCCTGATCGCACTGCCCGACGCCTTCGGCACGAAAGCCTTTCTGCGCGATGCGCCGGAATGGGTCGCCGACTGGACCGGCTTCCGCCCCGACAGCGCACCGCCGATCCAGGCCGGCGAGGAGATCGTCGCCTGGTGGAAGAAGAAGGGCCGCAATCCCAAGGACAAGCTGCTCGTTTTCTCCGACGCGATGGACGTCGGCTCGATCGAGGAGACCTATCACCACTTCGCCGGCCGTGTGCGGCTCTCGTTCGGCTGGGGCACCAACCTCACCAACGACTTCGTCGGCTGCGCGCCGGACGGCTCGTTCAATCTCGATCCCATCTCGCTGGTCTGCAAGGTGTCGTCGGTCGACGGCCAGCCGGCCGTGAAGCTCTCCGACAATCCGGAGAAGGCGACCGGCCTGCCCTCGGAGATCGAGCGCTACCTGCGCGTGTTCGGCGATGCCGGCCGCGTGCGCAAGCCGGTGCTGGTGTAA